Part of the Gemmatimonadota bacterium genome is shown below.
TAAACACGCCCACAACAGTACCCGTGCCGCCGCCCCCATCCAGCTTCTGAATTTGTTTGCCGATGGGATTATCCCAGCCAAATAATTTGGCTGCCGACTCATTGATCAGAAATTCACGCGTCCATCCCCTGAGGGGATTGCCCTTGTCCAGGGTGAAGTTTTTGCCAGCAATTAGCTCAATACCCATTGTTTTTACAAAGTCCTGATCGACCTCGTTGATCAGAATCCACCAGTCATCTCCCGGCAAATCCTCTGGGCGAATGGGCTTGCTCCGAGAGCCCCCCCCGCTGGGGAAGGCGCGATACTGAGATGCCGTTGCCCCAATGACATTGGGATGCCTCAAAAACGACTGCTTCACAGTACTGTACCGCGACGACAGGCGGTTGGCGTGAACAAAATGCGCCTCCCGGCTCGAAATAAAAATGGGCAACATGACCAGATGTTCTGTATCAACCCCCAGATCCCGATCCAGCATATAAGAGATCTGGTTGCGCACGACCAGCGTCCCTACGATCAAAAAAATCGAAATTGAAAATTGAAATATCACCAGCCCCTTCCAGAACCACGAACCACCCGATCTGGATTGAACCTGGCTCTTCAATGTATCAATCGGTTGCCAGGCAGACAAAACAAAGGCGGGATAACCTCCGGCGAGTATCCCGGATACCAGTACTACGCCGACCAACGCCGGGATCAAAGTCATATATGCCCTGAGATCTAATACCAGATTTTGCTGGATCAAATCATTAAACACGGGCAGTGCCGCGTGCGCGACAATAAGTGCCAGCAACGACGCGAGACAGGCGACAATCAGGGACTCCCCCAGAAATTGCTGGATCAACTGACCGCGACTGGCACCGACCACTTTTCGCAAGCCCACCTCTCTTGCGCGTCTGACGGATTGGGCTGTCGCCAGATTCATAAAGTTCACGCAGGCAATGATCAGAATAAATGCGGCAATCACACACATCGTATAGAGTTGATCGATATCGCCGAAGCTCTGGATGTCGTAATCTGCGCGCGAATGCAAATAAACCCGATGCAGGGGTTGAAGATGATACGCATTGTATTTTTGGATTTCCGCGCCCATATAGCGCGTTATAAAATCTGGAAATTTTTGCTCCAGTGTTTTGGGAGAAACACCTTCTTGAAGCAAAATATAGGTTTGTACCGGTCGAAAACCCGCAGCCGGATCCCATCTGTGCAATTTGTTACTCCATTGGGCATTGGGGTCTCTCGATACGAACATATTAAATGGGATTGTCGTAGGCTCAAGGCGATCTTTCAACACACCCCGCACAATATAATCGCCGCCAAAAATCGAATTGA
Proteins encoded:
- a CDS encoding ABC transporter permease, translating into MFNLIGNYAKIAIRNLMRNKVYSALNILGLGIAMSCCLLIVLFLQRELQYDHRYEKGDRIYKVVREINIQGGSRNFSWGTSGSLAPALQRDFPEVESAVRIWPWNVKVERENILFPTRLNRVDKHVFDVFEAEFVQGSAQTAFEDPTSIVITERMANVIYGEENPMGRVLTVVNSIFGGDYIVRGVLKDRLEPTTIPFNMFVSRDPNAQWSNKLHRWDPAAGFRPVQTYILLQEGVSPKTLEQKFPDFITRYMGAEIQKYNAYHLQPLHRVYLHSRADYDIQSFGDIDQLYTMCVIAAFILIIACVNFMNLATAQSVRRAREVGLRKVVGASRGQLIQQFLGESLIVACLASLLALIVAHAALPVFNDLIQQNLVLDLRAYMTLIPALVGVVLVSGILAGGYPAFVLSAWQPIDTLKSQVQSRSGGSWFWKGLVIFQFSISIFLIVGTLVVRNQISYMLDRDLGVDTEHLVMLPIFISSREAHFVHANRLSSRYSTVKQSFLRHPNVIGATASQYRAFPSGGGSRSKPIRPEDLPGDDWWILINEVDQDFVKTMGIELIAGKNFTLDKGNPLRGWTREFLINESAAKLFGWDNPIGKQIQKLDGGGGTGTVVGVFKDYHFDSLKEKIAPLAFVKWARLYAYLTLKIKGGQFVETMDFLEEEWYKFVPNEAFNPIFMDDGFASAYRNELRLRRIAGISSLLAIVVCCLGLFGLAAISAQRRTKEIGVRKVLGASGGQIVTMFSAEFVKLVAFASLIAWPLAYYMLDDWLADFAYRIGLDISVFVLSSVLAIAIALITVSYQAWKAAQTNPIEALKYE